The following are from one region of the Paracoccus sp. S3-43 genome:
- a CDS encoding GNAT family N-acetyltransferase, with protein sequence MTPDDLAAIHARCFTRPRPWAAAEFAALLDSPRAFLLVRPQGFLLGQTVADEAELLTLAVAPDARRRGIARDLVAGFAATSRARGAARAFLEVAADNAAAQALYHAAGWRESGRRRRYYGPDLDAVVMSLPLAPGQEGG encoded by the coding sequence GTGACGCCCGACGACCTGGCCGCGATCCACGCGCGCTGCTTCACCCGCCCGCGCCCTTGGGCCGCCGCCGAGTTCGCCGCCCTTCTGGACAGCCCCCGCGCCTTCCTGCTGGTCCGCCCCCAGGGCTTCCTGCTGGGCCAGACCGTCGCGGACGAGGCCGAACTGCTGACCCTGGCCGTCGCCCCCGACGCGCGCCGCCGGGGCATCGCCCGCGATCTGGTCGCCGGATTTGCCGCCACGTCACGGGCGCGCGGCGCGGCCCGCGCCTTCCTGGAGGTGGCGGCCGACAACGCCGCCGCGCAGGCGCTCTATCATGCGGCGGGGTGGCGGGAATCGGGGCGCAGGCGGCGTTACTACGGCCCGGATCTGGACGCCGTCGTGATGTCCCTGCCGCTGGCGCCCGGCCAAGAAGGCGGTTGA
- the tsaB gene encoding tRNA (adenosine(37)-N6)-threonylcarbamoyltransferase complex dimerization subunit type 1 TsaB → MPDPIALGFDTSAAHCAAALLRGDAVLAQMSEAMAKGQAERLFPLLEGLLAQAGLAWRDLNVIGVGIGPGNFTGIRIAVAAARGLALSLGIPAVGVTATEAAAVDLPRPCRVVLPLRAEQVVWQDFGTGGGDRPQQAAAGSLPPGPAQAAPAVPPAVAIARLALARRAHPGPRPAPLYLRPADAAPARDAAPLILP, encoded by the coding sequence TTGCCTGATCCGATCGCCCTTGGCTTCGACACATCGGCCGCGCATTGCGCGGCCGCTTTGCTGCGGGGCGACGCCGTTCTGGCCCAGATGTCCGAGGCGATGGCCAAGGGCCAGGCCGAACGGCTGTTCCCGCTGCTGGAAGGCCTGCTGGCCCAGGCGGGGCTGGCCTGGCGCGACCTAAACGTGATCGGCGTGGGCATCGGGCCGGGCAATTTCACCGGCATCCGCATCGCCGTCGCGGCGGCGCGCGGGCTGGCGCTGTCGCTGGGCATCCCGGCGGTGGGCGTCACCGCGACCGAGGCGGCGGCCGTGGATCTGCCCCGTCCCTGCCGCGTGGTGCTGCCCTTGCGCGCGGAACAGGTGGTCTGGCAGGATTTCGGCACCGGCGGGGGGGACCGTCCGCAGCAAGCTGCGGCCGGTTCGCTGCCGCCCGGCCCCGCGCAGGCTGCGCCTGCGGTCCCGCCCGCCGTGGCCATCGCCCGCCTCGCCCTGGCCCGCCGCGCCCATCCCGGCCCCCGCCCCGCCCCGCTGTATCTGCGCCCCGCCGACGCCGCACCCGCCCGCGACGCAGCCCCGCTGATCCTCCCGTGA
- a CDS encoding NifU family protein: protein MFIQTETTPNPATLKFLPGEIVMEDGTADFPAPDNAAGSPLARRIFAVGGVTGVFLGRDFVTVTKEDDQPWDHLKPSILGAIMEHFQSGAPAVEGKAEQSGHASHDGPDAEIVTQIKELLDTRVRPAVAQDGGDITFHGFDRGVVYLHMQGACAGCPSSTLTLKMGIENLLRHYIPEVVEVRPVA from the coding sequence ATGTTCATCCAGACGGAAACCACACCGAACCCCGCCACGTTGAAGTTTCTTCCCGGCGAAATCGTGATGGAGGACGGCACCGCCGATTTCCCTGCGCCCGACAATGCCGCCGGCTCGCCCCTGGCGCGGCGCATCTTTGCCGTGGGCGGCGTGACCGGCGTGTTCCTGGGCCGCGATTTCGTGACCGTGACCAAGGAAGACGACCAGCCCTGGGACCACCTCAAGCCCTCGATCCTGGGCGCCATCATGGAACATTTCCAGTCCGGCGCCCCCGCCGTCGAGGGCAAGGCGGAACAGTCGGGCCATGCCAGCCATGACGGGCCTGACGCCGAAATCGTCACCCAGATCAAGGAACTGCTGGACACGCGCGTCCGCCCGGCGGTGGCCCAGGACGGCGGCGACATCACCTTCCACGGCTTCGACCGGGGCGTGGTCTATCTGCACATGCAGGGGGCCTGCGCGGGCTGCCCGTCCTCGACCCTGACGCTGAAGATGGGGATCGAGAACCTGCTGCGCCATTACATCCCCGAGGTGGTCGAGGTCCGGCCGGTTGCCTGA
- a CDS encoding universal stress protein, with protein sequence MRKFLVMLDDSRECLNAMRFAAMRASNSGGAVTVLAVIPPNEIQHGFGVADVMRAEAYERIEAHFEVYAKWMRMRPKVEPELVIREGDPAEQLLAYLNEDPEVGIVAMGLGSDRSAQNPVLTRLMRDAATLPCPITLVPADISKERLEAIT encoded by the coding sequence ATGCGGAAATTTCTTGTCATGCTGGACGACAGCCGGGAATGCCTGAACGCGATGCGCTTTGCGGCCATGCGGGCGTCGAATTCCGGCGGCGCGGTGACGGTGCTGGCGGTCATCCCCCCCAACGAGATCCAGCACGGCTTCGGCGTCGCCGACGTGATGCGCGCCGAGGCCTATGAACGGATCGAGGCGCATTTCGAAGTTTACGCCAAGTGGATGAGAATGCGCCCGAAAGTCGAGCCGGAACTGGTCATCCGCGAGGGCGATCCGGCCGAACAGCTGCTGGCCTATCTGAACGAAGACCCGGAAGTGGGCATCGTCGCCATGGGGCTGGGGTCGGACCGTTCGGCCCAGAATCCGGTTCTGACGCGGCTGATGCGCGACGCCGCGACCCTGCCCTGCCCGATCACCCTGGTGCCCGCCGACATCTCGAAGGAGCGGCTGGAGGCGATCACCTGA